The Bacillus sp. FJAT-27916 genomic interval TTAAGAGATTTCGAGTGAACGTAGTGAACGAGAAGTGTTTTAGAAAACAATCTTTAAAGAAAAAAAGATTTCAGCTTCGCTGAAGTAACTACCCGCTAATATCCCCCTATCCACTATTACCACCCTATCGGCTAAATAAATTTTTTTTTATAAATTCTTATATTTTGTGTGACCAGAGCATAGTGAACTCGGAACTATATAGTAGAGGGGTATTGAACCTCCCCTCCTCTATTCCGCCTCTTAAGTTTCATGAAGTTCTTAATATACTTAAGAGTTTCCTGAAGCTTGAAAGAGCTTCTAACTACTATCACTGTATTAGAGCCAACATACAGAGATAGGCTTCTTATTTTGTTCAGGGTTTGTGGCTATTATGAGGCTTCAGAGCCTCTGAGGTAGTCTCCCTCAGAGGTTCGATAAGCCGTGTAATATTACCTCCTGGCTTATTGCTATTTCTCTTATTCTTTTTGAGTTGAGTGGTTGAGTCCACTCTTCTCTTTTTGAATAGTGAGAATAAAAATTATCCTAAATAACTATAAAGGAGAAATGCAAAAAATGTATAACATGAGTTTCTACCAATTTACTCAAGAAAAGAAAAGAAAAGAAATGAAGGCTTTGGAAGAGAAGCTTCAAAAAGAGGAAGCCCAGCTCAGATTGGAGTATGAGGAGTATATAAAAGCTGAAGACGAAAGAAGACGAGCTGAAAGAATTGCAAAATTTGGCGAAAACGCTAATGTCCGTGAGCTACGTGTTGTGGATGGTGTCCCTATCATTTTTAGTACGGACGGGTTCTCTAAAGTAGTTGACGCTGAGGTAGTCAAAGACCTAGAACAGCTATCCCACCAACAAAGGAGTGAGCTTTACACTTTGGAGCGTGGCGTGTACGGGCGTTTGGAGTCAGGCTTCACTAATTATGAAATTGACGAGGAACTGGTCTCAAGAGCTTTCAACATGAAGCTTGAATCTTTCGACCAACTATCTGGAATCCATGAGAAAGGGAAGAAGCTCGGCTATTCAAAGTCTTTCGTGGATCAACAGCTTGAACTTTATCCAATGGATAAGCTAGAAGGCATGATGGATATCTCATTGAAACAAAAATTTAAAATGTGAGGTGGCTCTTAGGAGCTACTTCTTTTTTATTACTTGAAAGAAAGGATGAGAGATTAATGGATTTAAATTTTGATTACAAAAGCCGACTGTTTGACTGTCTTTATGAGATGAAGAAATATGACGCTGAGCTTTACGTTAAATATGCCGACAGAGTGGAGCTTGAGTTGTACAGACTAGAGCAGATAGACAGGCTCTCAGGGGCGCTGAAAACACTCAAAGGAAAGGAGCAAGAGGCTCGTTTTCGGAGGCTATGGAATGATATGAGAAGTGAGCAAGCTGAAAAGGACGGAATTTAATTTACTGGAGGAAGACACTATGGAGAACAAAACATACAAAAAGACAACTGTGGCTCTAAAGCCTGAAATCATCCAGAAGGCTAGTGAGCTACAGCAACGCTACAGAATGGACTTAAACCTATCCCTCCACAGGACTCAGCTAGTGGAGTTATTGATTAATGAAGCCCATGCCCGCCTAGTGGCTGGGAAGTAATTTTTAGCCCTTATAACCACCAGAACCATGAACAGAATAGGAGCGATATTTATGGATATCAAGATTAAAGTGAATAAATTTGAAGAAGTGTTTCTGACAGTCCTTAAGATGGTTAAGGACATTGAGAAAGAGGCTAGTGGAATTGAAGAACTAAAACAAAGCTCTCGCCTAGTTAAAAGACGAGCCGAGGTTATAGGTCAACGTTTTCACTACCTTCAACTAACTAGAGCAGAGCTTCCTGAGTTCTATGAGAGAGCGAAAGAGAATCTTGATATAGATACAAATCAATTGTTACTGGATTGCTTGCGGGTACTAGCCGACATTGAAGTTATAAAAGGGGGCATTTAAGGATGATAGAGCGTAATGAGCTGGGATACTACAGATTGGATACAGTAACAAGCTATGCTCCAACGTCCCGCAACCTTTTGAAGCTTCTGAAGGATAAAACAATCACAGAAAACGAATACGTCCTATATCCGCTGATTCGTGACTTGTGGGAGCTATCTCATCTCAACTATGAGAGATACTCCCATGAGGGGAAGATTTACTGTAAATACACTGAAGAGAAAGCTATGGAGGATTTAGGCTGGAATAAACAAAAGTTCAGAAGAACACTGAAGAAGCTTGAGGCAGTCAATCTTGTCTCTACTATCGGGAAAGACGGACGCTCTAATATGCTGTACTTGCCTTGTGAAGAGAAGGTCTTCCTTAATGGTATTGTTGGCTCTCACAAAGTCTCACAAGCTCTTGTAAGGGCTGGGAACGTTGAGGAGCTACTTGCTGACGTTGAGGCCCAATCTAAGGGAGTAGTGGCTTCTAAGAGAAAAGAAGTTAAAGCCCCAGCGACCAAAGAAGAGGTTAAAGCTGAAGTTATGGATCAGGCGAAAGAGAAGCAGCTATCCCCAGAAGTCGTGAAAGAAGTCATGGAAAGACTAGAAGAGAACGCTCCAAAATACTCAAGTGGAGTAAAGAGCTACGTTACTAAGACGATTGAGAGTGTAGTGAAAGATACTCCTCAACCTCAACCCCGTGAAGAACCACAGGAAGAACCACAGGAAGAACCACAGGAAGAACCACAGAGTATTGAGAAGGTGGAAGAAGTAACTCCAACTCCTCAAGACAAAGCGGACTTAAAACTTCCTACTCCTCAGGGTAGTGACTCTATCCCTTCAACTGACCTGAAGAAGCAATCTCCACCTAATCCAACTTATCCAGAAACTAATGAAGAGTTTTTACGTCGTCTTGGTTTCAAACCATATGAGAAACTTACGCTAAAAATTAAAAGTGTGGATGAGCTTTTTGAGGAAGGACGATTTATCACTGAGGAAGAGTGGGACGAATTACTAGCTTAAATTAGAAAGGACGAAATGATATGCCAGAAGTAACTAGGAATCATGTAATGGAAGTAAACGAGGTTTCCCCTGAGACAGTGGAAGCCTTAAATAGTTTTAGACCTTTGAACGATAGACAGAGAGCCTTTGTCCATAATTATCTCCTTACAGGGAGTGTGCCAGAGGCTTCTAAAAGGGCGGGATACACAAGTAAGCACGGCTGGAGTCTCCTGAATCGTCCAGACGTTAATGGCTTCATAAAAGAACATCACAAGTATTGGACGAGTGAAGAGATTGCTTCCGTGGAAGAGGTGCTAGTCCACTTATCGGACATTGTGAGGGGAGAGGCTACAGACGTTATCATCAACGCTAAAACAGGCAAGAAAGAAACGATCCCAGCTCCAACCTTAGCCCGTTTGAAGGCTTTGGAACACTTAACCAAAGCGTATGGAATGGCTCAGAACAATATCACAATTAACGGGACAATAACTCATGATGATAAGCCAAGACGAGAAATCATAACTGTAGAGGAACTCAAGAACATGGTGGAGCTTACTGAGGATGATATTGAACTATTGGAAGGAGAAGAGGATTGATGAGGTTTGTCGTTGAGCCTGAAGGTTTGTTAAGCATTGATGGACTTGAAGGGGTGGCTATCTTCCCTATCGCTGAGACCTTTCTTCCAAAAGAGGAAAGGGGAAAAGTTGTTCTCAGCCATGC includes:
- a CDS encoding terminase small subunit, yielding MPEVTRNHVMEVNEVSPETVEALNSFRPLNDRQRAFVHNYLLTGSVPEASKRAGYTSKHGWSLLNRPDVNGFIKEHHKYWTSEEIASVEEVLVHLSDIVRGEATDVIINAKTGKKETIPAPTLARLKALEHLTKAYGMAQNNITINGTITHDDKPRREIITVEELKNMVELTEDDIELLEGEED